A single region of the Vanessa atalanta chromosome Z, ilVanAtal1.2, whole genome shotgun sequence genome encodes:
- the LOC125076242 gene encoding circadian locomoter output cycles protein kaput isoform X7, with product MDDDGDDKDDSKRRTRNLSEKKRRDQFNMLVNELGSMVSTNNRKMDKSTVLKSTISFLKNHNEITVRSRAHDVQEDWKPAFLSNEEFTYLVLEALEGFVMVFSASGCIYYVSESIMSLLGHKPSDMVNKSIFDLAFDEDRSNLYALLQNPSMVIHPNQTISSENEIRFQCHLQRGTLDFRDDITYELVQFKGHFRTYMEQSDSSDILYQQDQESRLLFVCTGKLCTPQLIRDVSLVDTSRSEFTSRHSLEWKFLFLDHRAPPIIGYLPFEVLGTSGYDYYHFDDLEKVVTCHEALMQKGELTSCYYRFLTKGQQWIWLQTRFYITYHQWNSKPEFVVCTHRVVSYADIYKNAKQENIDTDTVSEPEPNRGDLKETSSEDAMMAMSPSYMSEASDAFGNSYHSLSQPLSVKSAATSTGSTCATVATIGTATTATASWPTRASQVLYAPGSDTASVSGDSRSSRMTAQETPRLAEPAIVPQHGIGAQYLEPAPYIGSVGVSGVLSLPLHPVPVIVSPDQAQLQVQDPFSHTEQMQQNERAQILYDGTAARPAPSYPHHPPPPPPGGHHLNTHQNQNHHMPPQQ from the exons ATGGACGACGACGGAGATGATAAAGATGACTCGaaaag GAGGACACGTAACTTGAGTGAAAAGAAGAGGCGAGACCAATTCAATATGCTTGTCAATGAACTTGGATCCATGGTATCAACAAATAATAGAAAGATGGACAAATCAACTGTCCTTAAATCTACAATTTCTTTCTTAAAGAATCATAATG AAATAACTGTTCGCTCAAGAGCTCATGATGTGCAAGAAGATTGGAAACCTGCATTTTTGTCAAATGAGGAATTTACATATTTGGTATTGGAAGCATTGGAGGGATTTGTAATGGTATTTTCGGCATCTGGGTGTATCTATTATGTCTCAGAAAGTATAATGTCATTATTAGGACATAAACCG agTGATATGGTGaacaaaagtatatttgatttgGCATTTGATGAGGATCGTTCTAACTTATATGCCTTACTTCAAAACCCTAGTATGGTGATACATCCTAATCAAACAATATCATCAG aGAACGAGATACGGTTCCAGTGTCATTTACAACGGGGAACACTGGATTTTCGAGATGATATCACGTACGAACTGGTTCAATTCAAAGGACATTTTC GTACATATATGGAACAGAGCGATAGTTCCGACATCTTATACCAACAAGATCAGGAGTCAag gCTCCTGTTTGTCTGCACTGGGAAGCTGTGCACGCCTCAACTGATCCGAGATGTGTCTTTAGTTGACACAAGCCGCAGCGAGTTTACATCGCGTCACAGTTTGGAATGGAAATTCCTGTTCTTAGACCATCGTGCTCCGCCCATAATAGGTTACCTACCGTTTGAAGTGCTTGGCACTTCTGGATACGATTATTACCATTTTGATGATCTGGAGAAAGTCGTGACGTGTCATGAAGCAT taatgCAAAAAGGCGAGCTTACGTCATGCTACTACAGGTTTCTTACCAAGGGTCAGCAGTGGATCTGGTTACAGACCCGCTTTTATATCACTTATCATCAATGGAACTCTAAGCCAGAATTCGTTGTCTGCACACATCGTGTGGTGAG ttatgcagatatatataaaaacgcgAAGCAGGAAAACATTGACACTGACACCGTAAGCGAACCAGAACCCAATAGAGGTGACTTGAAGGAGACATCTTCAGAAGATGCCATGATGGCTATGTCACCATCTTATATGTCTGAGGCCAGTGATGCTTTCGGAAATTCATATCATTCTCTGTCGcag CCATTATCGGTGAAGTCGGCCGCAACGTCAACTGGCAGTACTTGCGCCACGGTCGCGACCATCGGCACGGCTACCACTGCCACTGCTTCGTGGCCCACCCGTGCCTCGCAGGTGCTGTACGCTCCAGGATCCGATACAGCCTCAGTATCGGGTGATTCGCGATCGTCACGCATGACCGCGCAAGAA ACGCCACGGCTAGCGGAACCGGCGATAGTACCTCAGCACGGTATCGGCGCGCAGTACTTGGAGCCGGCGCCGTACATTGGATCCGTCGGTGTCTCAGGGGTGTTGTCGCTGCCGCTGCACCCGGTGCCGGTGATCGTCAGCCCGGATCAGGCGCAGTTGCAG gttCAAGATCCATTCTCACATACCGAACAAATGCAACAAAACGAACGAGCACAAATACTGTACGACGGAACAGCGGCTAGACCAGCGCCTAGCTATCCTCACCACCCGCCACCGCCGCCGCCGGGTGGTCACCACCTCAACacacatcaaaatcaaaatcatcatATGCCACCGCAGCAATAA
- the LOC125076242 gene encoding circadian locomoter output cycles protein kaput isoform X4, whose product MDDDGDDKDDSKRRTRNLSEKKRRDQFNMLVNELGSMVSTNNRKMDKSTVLKSTISFLKNHNEITVRSRAHDVQEDWKPAFLSNEEFTYLVLEALEGFVMVFSASGCIYYVSESIMSLLGHKPSDMVNKSIFDLAFDEDRSNLYALLQNPSMVIHPNQTISSENEIRFQCHLQRGTLDFRDDITYELVQFKGHFRTYMEQSDSSDILYQQDQESRLLFVCTGKLCTPQLIRDVSLVDTSRSEFTSRHSLEWKFLFLDHRAPPIIGYLPFEVLGTSGYDYYHFDDLEKVVTCHEALMQKGELTSCYYRFLTKGQQWIWLQTRFYITYHQWNSKPEFVVCTHRVVSYADIYKNAKQENIDTDTVSEPEPNRGDLKETSSEDAMMAMSPSYMSEASDAFGNSYHSLSQPLSVKSAATSTGSTCATVATIGTATTATASWPTRASQVLYAPGSDTASVSGDSRSSRMTAQETPRLAEPAIVPQHGIGAQYLEPAPYIGSVGVSGVLSLPLHPVPVIVSPDQAQLQWPRQEQLQRTHRELQQMIVRQQEELRQVKEQLLLARLGILQPLINVQDPFSHTEQMQQNERAQILYDGTAARPAPSYPHHPPPPPPGGHHLNTHQNQNHHMPPQQ is encoded by the exons ATGGACGACGACGGAGATGATAAAGATGACTCGaaaag GAGGACACGTAACTTGAGTGAAAAGAAGAGGCGAGACCAATTCAATATGCTTGTCAATGAACTTGGATCCATGGTATCAACAAATAATAGAAAGATGGACAAATCAACTGTCCTTAAATCTACAATTTCTTTCTTAAAGAATCATAATG AAATAACTGTTCGCTCAAGAGCTCATGATGTGCAAGAAGATTGGAAACCTGCATTTTTGTCAAATGAGGAATTTACATATTTGGTATTGGAAGCATTGGAGGGATTTGTAATGGTATTTTCGGCATCTGGGTGTATCTATTATGTCTCAGAAAGTATAATGTCATTATTAGGACATAAACCG agTGATATGGTGaacaaaagtatatttgatttgGCATTTGATGAGGATCGTTCTAACTTATATGCCTTACTTCAAAACCCTAGTATGGTGATACATCCTAATCAAACAATATCATCAG aGAACGAGATACGGTTCCAGTGTCATTTACAACGGGGAACACTGGATTTTCGAGATGATATCACGTACGAACTGGTTCAATTCAAAGGACATTTTC GTACATATATGGAACAGAGCGATAGTTCCGACATCTTATACCAACAAGATCAGGAGTCAag gCTCCTGTTTGTCTGCACTGGGAAGCTGTGCACGCCTCAACTGATCCGAGATGTGTCTTTAGTTGACACAAGCCGCAGCGAGTTTACATCGCGTCACAGTTTGGAATGGAAATTCCTGTTCTTAGACCATCGTGCTCCGCCCATAATAGGTTACCTACCGTTTGAAGTGCTTGGCACTTCTGGATACGATTATTACCATTTTGATGATCTGGAGAAAGTCGTGACGTGTCATGAAGCAT taatgCAAAAAGGCGAGCTTACGTCATGCTACTACAGGTTTCTTACCAAGGGTCAGCAGTGGATCTGGTTACAGACCCGCTTTTATATCACTTATCATCAATGGAACTCTAAGCCAGAATTCGTTGTCTGCACACATCGTGTGGTGAG ttatgcagatatatataaaaacgcgAAGCAGGAAAACATTGACACTGACACCGTAAGCGAACCAGAACCCAATAGAGGTGACTTGAAGGAGACATCTTCAGAAGATGCCATGATGGCTATGTCACCATCTTATATGTCTGAGGCCAGTGATGCTTTCGGAAATTCATATCATTCTCTGTCGcag CCATTATCGGTGAAGTCGGCCGCAACGTCAACTGGCAGTACTTGCGCCACGGTCGCGACCATCGGCACGGCTACCACTGCCACTGCTTCGTGGCCCACCCGTGCCTCGCAGGTGCTGTACGCTCCAGGATCCGATACAGCCTCAGTATCGGGTGATTCGCGATCGTCACGCATGACCGCGCAAGAA ACGCCACGGCTAGCGGAACCGGCGATAGTACCTCAGCACGGTATCGGCGCGCAGTACTTGGAGCCGGCGCCGTACATTGGATCCGTCGGTGTCTCAGGGGTGTTGTCGCTGCCGCTGCACCCGGTGCCGGTGATCGTCAGCCCGGATCAGGCGCAGTTGCAG TGGCCGCGGCAGGAGCAGTTGCAGCGCACACATCGCGAGTTACAGCAGATGATAGTGCGCCAGCAGGAAGAGCTGCGGCAGGTGAAGGAGCAACTCCTGCTCGCACGCCTCGGTATCTTACAACCGCTCATTAAC gttCAAGATCCATTCTCACATACCGAACAAATGCAACAAAACGAACGAGCACAAATACTGTACGACGGAACAGCGGCTAGACCAGCGCCTAGCTATCCTCACCACCCGCCACCGCCGCCGCCGGGTGGTCACCACCTCAACacacatcaaaatcaaaatcatcatATGCCACCGCAGCAATAA